Proteins encoded together in one Micromonospora kangleipakensis window:
- the fdhD gene encoding formate dehydrogenase accessory sulfurtransferase FdhD has protein sequence MGRATDRRGVLRIDLDAAADGRARVRRPDTLVVEEPLEIRVGLAGPGRRRPLAVTMRTPGDDLDLAIGFLLTEGLVRSTDDVHTAQLCAGAETPNTYNVVDVVLAPGVPEPTTDPSRNFYTTSSCGVCGKASIDAIRTRSLFAVRDDPTTVPAEVLAALPDRLRAAQRTFDRTGGLHAAGLFTPDGELLVLREDVGRHNAVDKVVGWAVRERRLPLAGHLLLVSGRASFELTQKAWMAGVPLLAAVSAPSTLAAELAEEAGMTLVGFLRGRTMNVYAGAHRLADVD, from the coding sequence ATGGGACGGGCGACTGATCGGCGCGGGGTGCTCCGGATCGACCTCGACGCGGCGGCGGACGGACGCGCCCGGGTACGCCGCCCGGACACCCTGGTCGTGGAGGAGCCGCTGGAGATCCGGGTCGGCCTGGCCGGCCCCGGCCGGCGGCGGCCGCTCGCGGTGACCATGCGCACCCCCGGCGACGACCTGGACCTGGCGATCGGCTTCCTGCTCACCGAAGGGCTGGTCCGGTCCACCGACGACGTGCACACCGCCCAGCTCTGCGCCGGGGCGGAGACGCCGAACACCTACAACGTGGTCGACGTGGTGCTGGCCCCGGGCGTGCCGGAGCCCACCACCGACCCGTCCCGCAACTTCTACACGACCAGCTCGTGCGGGGTCTGCGGCAAGGCGAGCATCGACGCGATACGGACCCGCTCGCTCTTCGCGGTGCGGGACGACCCGACGACCGTGCCGGCGGAGGTGCTGGCCGCCCTGCCGGACCGGCTCCGGGCGGCCCAGCGGACCTTCGACCGGACCGGTGGCCTGCACGCCGCCGGCCTCTTCACCCCGGACGGCGAGCTGCTGGTGCTGCGCGAGGACGTGGGTCGGCACAACGCAGTCGACAAGGTGGTCGGCTGGGCGGTGCGGGAGCGGCGGCTGCCGCTCGCCGGGCACCTGCTGCTGGTCTCCGGCCGGGCCAGCTTCGAGCTGACCCAGAAGGCGTGGATGGCCGGCGTGCCGCTGCTCGCGGCGGTCTCCGCGCCCAGCACCCTCGCCGCAGAGCTGGCCGAGGAGGCCGGCATGACCCTGGTCGGCTTCCTGCGCGGCCGGACCATGAACGTCTACGCCGGCGCCCACCGGCTCGCCGACGTCGACTGA
- a CDS encoding MoaD/ThiS family protein, giving the protein MELTVRYFAGARAAAGRTEETASAGRSLDELLGELAERHGERLAAVLRVASFLVDGVACHDRRVPLPAGVTVDVLPPFAGG; this is encoded by the coding sequence GTGGAGCTGACCGTCCGCTACTTCGCTGGCGCGCGGGCCGCGGCCGGCCGGACCGAGGAGACCGCATCCGCCGGGCGCTCGCTCGACGAACTGCTGGGTGAACTCGCCGAACGGCACGGCGAGCGGCTCGCCGCCGTGCTGCGGGTGGCGAGTTTCCTGGTCGACGGCGTGGCCTGCCATGATCGTCGAGTACCGCTGCCGGCCGGGGTGACGGTTGACGTGCTGCCGCCGTTCGCCGGCGGCTGA
- a CDS encoding metallophosphoesterase: MATFVGFAVLVTALIHLYLWKRLVRDTTGPGRWRRVGGIAALVLALLVPATMAGTRAGLFWLAWPGYLWLALMFYLLVLLVALEAPMAVAKLVLRRRAMVAEPTTAAPEPVLVGAGGAAEPPAAAAVDQPDHDPARRLLLARGAAIFAGLTAAGITGYGVRTATGPPRLDRVRIPLAKLPRSMDGLRIATVSDIHLGPLRGRAHTERIVEMINRLDADLVAVVGDLVDGSVAELGEAAAPLRDLRSRYGSFFVTGNHEYYSGVEEWVQEVDRLGLRVLQNTRQEIRARGGVLDLAGVNDVTAAGTGLAAPADYAAALGDRDPSRPVVLLAHQPVAVVEAAKFGVDLQLSGHTHGGQMVPFNYLVKLQQPVVSGLGEVDGTKVYVTNGAGFWGPPVRVGAGPQVTLVELRAP, from the coding sequence ATGGCGACCTTCGTGGGCTTCGCGGTGCTCGTCACCGCCCTGATCCACCTGTACCTGTGGAAACGGCTGGTGCGGGACACCACCGGCCCGGGCCGCTGGCGCAGGGTCGGCGGCATCGCCGCGCTGGTGCTGGCGCTGCTGGTGCCAGCGACCATGGCGGGGACCCGCGCCGGGCTGTTCTGGCTGGCCTGGCCCGGCTATCTCTGGCTGGCGCTGATGTTCTACCTGCTGGTCCTGCTGGTGGCGCTGGAGGCGCCGATGGCGGTGGCGAAGCTGGTGCTGCGCCGCCGGGCGATGGTCGCCGAGCCGACCACCGCCGCGCCGGAGCCGGTGCTGGTCGGGGCCGGCGGCGCCGCCGAGCCGCCGGCCGCCGCGGCGGTCGACCAGCCGGACCACGACCCGGCGCGCCGGTTGCTGCTCGCCCGCGGCGCCGCGATCTTCGCCGGGCTCACCGCGGCCGGGATCACCGGGTACGGCGTCCGCACCGCGACGGGCCCGCCGCGCCTCGACCGGGTACGGATCCCGCTGGCGAAGCTCCCGCGCAGCATGGACGGCCTGCGCATCGCCACCGTCTCCGACATCCACCTGGGCCCGCTGCGCGGCCGGGCGCACACCGAGCGGATCGTCGAGATGATCAATCGGCTGGACGCCGACCTGGTGGCGGTCGTCGGCGACCTGGTCGACGGCTCGGTGGCCGAGCTGGGCGAGGCGGCGGCGCCGCTGCGCGACCTGCGCTCCCGCTACGGCAGCTTCTTCGTCACCGGCAACCACGAGTACTACTCCGGCGTGGAGGAGTGGGTCCAGGAGGTGGACCGGCTCGGCCTGCGGGTGCTCCAGAACACCCGCCAGGAGATCCGGGCCCGGGGCGGCGTGCTGGACCTGGCGGGGGTCAACGACGTCACCGCCGCCGGCACCGGCCTGGCCGCGCCCGCCGACTACGCCGCCGCGCTGGGCGACCGCGACCCGAGCCGCCCGGTGGTGCTGCTGGCGCACCAGCCGGTGGCCGTGGTCGAGGCGGCGAAGTTCGGCGTCGACCTGCAACTCTCCGGGCACACCCACGGCGGCCAGATGGTGCCCTTCAACTACCTGGTCAAGCTCCAGCAGCCGGTGGTCTCCGGCCTCGGCGAGGTGGACGGCACCAAGGTCTACGTGACCAACGGCGCCGGCTTCTGGGGCCCGCCGGTCCGGGTCGGCGCCGGGCCGCAGGTCACCCTGGTCGAGCTGCGCGCCCCATAG
- the moaA gene encoding GTP 3',8-cyclase MoaA, with product MTAAPTTAGVLVDRYGRVARDLRVSLTDKCNLRCTYCMPAEGLPWLAGPQLLSDEEIVRLVRVAVQQLGVTEVRFTGGEPLIRPGLVGIVSAVAALEPRPRISLTTNGIGLARLAPSLRDAGLDRVNVSLDTLDRARFTELTRRDRLADVLAGMAGAAEAGLTPVKVNSVLMRGVNDDEAPELLRFALDHGYELRFIEQMPLDAQHGWDRTTMVTADEILAALHREFTLTADPAERGAAPAETWLVDGGPARVGVIASVTRPFCGDCDRTRLTADGQVRACLFATEESDLRGALRDGADDAELAARWRTAMWGKRAGHGIDDPSFLQPVRPMSAIGG from the coding sequence GTGACCGCCGCCCCGACGACCGCCGGCGTCCTCGTCGACCGGTACGGCCGCGTCGCCCGGGACCTGCGGGTCTCGCTGACCGACAAGTGCAACCTGCGCTGCACGTACTGCATGCCGGCCGAGGGGCTGCCCTGGCTGGCCGGGCCGCAGCTGCTCAGCGACGAGGAGATCGTCCGGCTGGTCCGGGTCGCGGTGCAGCAGCTCGGCGTCACCGAGGTGCGCTTCACCGGCGGCGAGCCGCTGATCCGGCCCGGGCTGGTCGGCATCGTCTCCGCCGTGGCCGCGCTGGAACCCCGGCCCCGGATCTCGCTGACCACCAACGGCATCGGGCTGGCGCGGCTGGCGCCGAGCCTGCGCGACGCCGGTCTGGACCGGGTGAACGTCTCCCTGGACACCCTGGACCGGGCCCGCTTCACGGAGCTGACCCGGCGGGACCGGCTGGCCGACGTGCTCGCCGGGATGGCCGGCGCGGCGGAGGCCGGGCTGACCCCGGTGAAGGTCAACTCGGTGCTGATGCGCGGGGTCAACGACGACGAGGCGCCGGAGCTGCTGCGTTTCGCCCTCGACCACGGCTACGAGCTGCGCTTCATCGAGCAGATGCCGCTCGACGCCCAGCACGGCTGGGACCGGACGACGATGGTCACCGCCGACGAGATCCTGGCCGCGCTGCACCGGGAGTTCACCCTGACCGCCGACCCGGCGGAGCGCGGGGCCGCGCCCGCCGAGACCTGGCTGGTCGACGGCGGTCCGGCCCGGGTCGGGGTGATCGCCAGCGTGACCCGGCCGTTCTGCGGCGACTGCGACCGGACCCGGCTCACCGCCGACGGCCAGGTCCGCGCCTGCCTCTTCGCCACCGAGGAGTCGGACCTGCGCGGCGCGCTGCGCGACGGCGCGGACGACGCCGAGCTGGCGGCCCGCTGGCGTACGGCGATGTGGGGCAAGCGCGCCGGCCACGGCATCGACGACCCGTCGTTCCTGCAACCCGTCCGGCCGATGTCCGCGATCGGGGGCTGA
- the mobA gene encoding molybdenum cofactor guanylyltransferase has translation MTAYAAVLLAGGAARRMGGVDKPARPVGGQPMLHRVLAAVARAEPRIVVGVAGAVPPGVRVTREEPPGGGPVAATRAGIALLDAGTTTVALLAADLPLLTAGAVDDLLRQLAGSPVDGACYLDGDGRRQQLCGVWRVAALRAALDELAAQRGGTLDGAPVRALLAGLTVREVAWSGSGPPPWFDCDTDEDVRRAEEWTR, from the coding sequence ATGACGGCGTACGCGGCGGTGCTGCTCGCGGGTGGCGCGGCCCGCCGGATGGGCGGGGTGGACAAGCCCGCGCGCCCGGTCGGCGGCCAACCGATGCTGCACCGGGTGCTGGCGGCGGTCGCCCGCGCCGAGCCGCGGATCGTGGTCGGTGTGGCCGGTGCCGTCCCGCCCGGCGTGCGGGTGACCCGGGAGGAGCCGCCCGGCGGCGGCCCGGTCGCCGCCACCCGGGCCGGGATCGCCCTGCTCGACGCGGGTACGACCACCGTCGCCCTGCTCGCCGCCGACCTGCCGCTGCTCACCGCCGGCGCGGTCGACGACCTGCTGCGGCAGCTCGCCGGCTCGCCGGTCGACGGGGCCTGCTACCTCGACGGCGACGGTCGCCGGCAGCAGCTCTGCGGCGTGTGGCGGGTCGCCGCGCTGCGGGCCGCCCTGGACGAGCTCGCCGCGCAGCGGGGCGGCACGCTCGACGGGGCTCCGGTGCGGGCGCTGCTGGCCGGGCTGACGGTGCGGGAGGTGGCCTGGTCCGGCTCCGGCCCGCCGCCCTGGTTCGACTGCGACACTGACGAGGACGTACGCCGGGCCGAGGAGTGGACACGATGA
- a CDS encoding T3SS (YopN, CesT) and YbjN peptide-binding chaperone 1, which yields MTADHPSMPTDDPTGGAPEQYESILLDEPTTADLRAKVTEAWREFARALADRLRGLPTGAHVELTLDPTASGTGDAVYSISVDAGAEGRLAARAVGNATLPPGYRLDRAAVADMIALGWSPPGVVEGSGEQFGLDCAVSESTRLAAVLSRTLRDVYGAPHPAFLVYLVHDAEGEPLPVEPMGTARSEFGPGRDVESDLDEALAAAATAQAGENDVLALEERVRTVVSTMLKSASDQVQVDSDGDINIRAGSAMVFVRVRDNPPLVDVFSPVLTEVEPTERLYVKLSELTNRMPIGRLYCADDTVWASIPVFGRNFQATHLMLAVQVMTGLADELDDRLHGEFGGKRFFGEGDKPSRSEGEHRTGMYL from the coding sequence ATGACGGCAGACCACCCCTCGATGCCGACGGATGACCCGACCGGCGGTGCGCCGGAGCAGTACGAGTCGATCCTGCTGGACGAGCCGACCACTGCCGACCTGCGGGCGAAGGTGACGGAGGCCTGGCGGGAGTTCGCCCGGGCGCTGGCCGACCGGCTGCGCGGCCTGCCCACCGGCGCCCACGTGGAGCTGACCCTCGACCCCACCGCCTCCGGCACCGGGGACGCCGTCTACTCGATCAGCGTGGACGCCGGCGCGGAGGGCAGGCTCGCCGCGCGGGCGGTCGGCAACGCCACCCTGCCGCCGGGCTACCGGCTGGACCGGGCCGCCGTGGCCGACATGATCGCGCTCGGCTGGTCCCCGCCCGGCGTGGTCGAGGGCTCCGGCGAGCAGTTCGGCCTGGACTGCGCCGTCTCCGAGTCGACCCGGCTCGCGGCGGTGCTCTCCCGCACCCTCCGCGACGTCTACGGCGCGCCGCACCCCGCCTTCCTCGTCTACCTGGTGCACGACGCCGAGGGGGAGCCGCTGCCGGTGGAGCCCATGGGCACCGCGCGGAGCGAGTTCGGCCCGGGCCGCGACGTCGAGTCCGACCTCGACGAGGCGCTGGCCGCCGCGGCCACCGCCCAGGCCGGCGAGAACGACGTGCTGGCGCTGGAGGAGCGGGTCCGCACGGTCGTCTCCACCATGCTCAAGTCGGCGTCCGACCAGGTGCAGGTCGACTCGGACGGCGACATCAACATCCGGGCCGGCTCCGCCATGGTCTTCGTCCGGGTACGCGACAACCCGCCCCTGGTCGACGTCTTCTCCCCGGTGCTCACCGAGGTCGAGCCGACCGAACGCCTCTACGTGAAGCTCTCCGAGCTGACCAATCGGATGCCGATCGGCCGGCTCTACTGCGCCGACGACACGGTCTGGGCCTCGATCCCGGTCTTCGGCCGGAACTTCCAGGCCACCCACCTGATGCTCGCCGTCCAGGTGATGACCGGGCTCGCCGACGAGCTGGACGACCGGCTGCACGGCGAGTTCGGCGGCAAGCGCTTCTTCGGCGAGGGGGACAAGCCGTCCCGCTCGGAGGGTGAGCATCGCACCGGCATGTACCTCTGA
- a CDS encoding DUF4192 domain-containing protein has protein sequence MTPTDRPRLAVRSPADLIAAVPYLLGFHPADSVVVVALRGRRVVFAARGDLPEPGADPRPPARHLAGVILRQGTESATVIGYGPASRVTGAVDAVGEALDAAGVVVLDALRVTDGRWWSYLCAEPDCCPPDGTPYDPAASEVSAAAVFAGQVALPDRAALTAQVAPLDGPVRVAMRRATARARRRLAALSEEAAETALVGGRSVRSAGVAAVRTAFRRHRRGERLGDDEVAWLAVLLTQLPVRDHAWERTDGRDGDIGLWTDVLRRAEPELIAAPGSLLAFAAWRAGYGALAAVALERVLATHPDYSLALLLDDLLRRGVPPSELDGWPAVGFPGVVRRRARRRGTSRGG, from the coding sequence ATGACACCGACCGACCGCCCCCGACTCGCCGTCCGCTCACCCGCCGACCTCATCGCCGCCGTGCCGTACCTGCTCGGCTTCCACCCCGCCGACAGCGTGGTCGTGGTGGCGCTGCGCGGCCGACGGGTCGTCTTCGCCGCCCGAGGCGACCTGCCCGAGCCCGGCGCCGATCCCCGTCCGCCGGCCCGACACCTGGCCGGGGTCATCCTCCGGCAGGGCACCGAGTCGGCCACCGTGATCGGCTACGGGCCGGCGTCCCGGGTGACCGGGGCGGTGGACGCGGTCGGCGAGGCGCTGGACGCGGCCGGGGTGGTCGTCCTCGACGCGCTGCGGGTGACCGACGGGCGCTGGTGGTCGTACCTGTGCGCCGAACCCGACTGCTGCCCGCCCGACGGCACCCCGTACGACCCGGCGGCCAGCGAGGTCAGCGCGGCGGCCGTCTTCGCCGGTCAGGTCGCCCTCCCCGACCGGGCCGCGCTGACCGCGCAGGTGGCCCCGCTCGACGGTCCCGTCCGGGTGGCGATGCGCCGCGCCACCGCCCGGGCCCGGCGGCGGTTGGCGGCCCTCAGCGAGGAGGCGGCGGAGACCGCCCTGGTCGGCGGCCGGTCGGTCCGGTCGGCCGGGGTGGCCGCGGTCCGCACCGCGTTCCGCCGGCACCGGCGGGGCGAGCGGCTGGGCGACGACGAGGTGGCCTGGCTGGCCGTGCTCCTGACCCAACTCCCGGTCCGCGACCACGCCTGGGAGCGGACCGACGGGCGGGACGGGGACATCGGCCTCTGGACCGACGTGCTGCGCCGCGCCGAGCCGGAGCTGATCGCCGCTCCGGGCAGCCTGCTCGCCTTCGCCGCCTGGCGGGCCGGGTACGGCGCACTGGCGGCGGTGGCGCTGGAACGGGTGCTCGCCACCCACCCCGACTACTCCCTCGCGCTGCTCCTCGACGACCTGCTCCGGCGCGGTGTGCCCCCGTCCGAGCTGGACGGCTGGCCGGCCGTCGGCTTCCCCGGAGTGGTCCGCCGTCGGGCCCGCCGCCGTGGCACCTCCCGGGGCGGCTGA
- a CDS encoding zinc-binding dehydrogenase, with protein MRAVWLREFGGPEVLVPGPAPDPTPGPGQVLIEVAHANLTFVETMFRATGFGPFRAAPPLIPGNGVGGMIAAVGPGVDPGLVGRRVVSGTGGSGGYAERVVVDRDLPVEVPAGLPLDEAVAVFADGRTATLLMDAARPRPGDRVLVEAAAGGVGTLLAQLAAAAGARVVAAAGGARKVALLRERGLEVVVDYRQPDWTDQVRAATGGVDVVFDGVGGVLARAAFDLLDAGGRMLTFGLASGAWAELPADLVAARGVTLLRPTADPAALRAFTERALAETAAGRLRPLIGQRFPLERAAEAHAAMESRATVGKTLLDLH; from the coding sequence GTGCGCGCGGTGTGGCTGCGGGAGTTCGGAGGTCCGGAGGTGCTGGTGCCGGGGCCCGCGCCCGATCCGACGCCCGGCCCGGGCCAGGTGCTGATCGAGGTGGCCCACGCCAACCTCACCTTCGTGGAGACCATGTTCCGGGCGACCGGCTTCGGACCGTTCCGCGCCGCGCCGCCGCTGATCCCCGGCAACGGGGTCGGCGGCATGATCGCCGCCGTCGGTCCCGGCGTGGACCCGGGACTGGTCGGCCGGCGGGTGGTCAGCGGCACCGGCGGCTCGGGAGGCTACGCCGAGCGGGTGGTGGTGGACCGGGACCTCCCCGTCGAGGTGCCCGCCGGGCTGCCCCTAGACGAGGCGGTCGCGGTGTTCGCCGACGGCCGTACCGCCACCCTGCTGATGGACGCGGCGCGACCGCGGCCCGGCGACCGGGTGCTGGTCGAGGCGGCGGCGGGCGGGGTCGGCACCCTGCTGGCGCAGCTCGCGGCGGCCGCCGGCGCGCGGGTCGTCGCCGCCGCCGGGGGCGCCCGGAAGGTGGCCCTGCTGCGCGAGCGCGGCCTCGAGGTGGTGGTGGACTACCGGCAGCCGGACTGGACCGACCAGGTCCGGGCCGCCACCGGCGGCGTGGACGTGGTCTTCGACGGGGTCGGCGGCGTGCTGGCACGGGCCGCGTTCGACCTGCTGGACGCGGGCGGGCGGATGCTGACCTTCGGGCTGGCCAGCGGCGCCTGGGCGGAACTCCCCGCCGACCTCGTGGCGGCCCGGGGAGTGACCCTGCTCCGCCCGACCGCCGACCCGGCGGCGCTGCGCGCGTTCACCGAGCGGGCGCTGGCCGAGACGGCGGCCGGGCGGCTGCGACCGCTGATCGGGCAGCGCTTCCCGCTGGAACGGGCGGCCGAGGCGCATGCCGCGATGGAGTCCCGGGCCACCGTCGGCAAGACCCTCCTCGACCTGCACTGA
- a CDS encoding DUF6457 domain-containing protein: MTVMDDWVTAACAELGLDPAQVPVPVVLDLAKDVAHQVLRPGAPVTAYLLGLAVGRGADPAGTASRLSELAATWPVELDGTGPAR, from the coding sequence ATGACGGTGATGGACGACTGGGTCACGGCGGCCTGCGCCGAGCTGGGTCTCGATCCGGCTCAGGTGCCGGTGCCGGTCGTGCTCGACCTGGCCAAGGACGTGGCCCACCAGGTGCTGCGTCCGGGCGCACCGGTGACCGCGTACCTGCTGGGGCTCGCCGTGGGCCGCGGCGCCGATCCCGCCGGGACCGCGTCCCGGCTCAGCGAGCTGGCCGCCACCTGGCCGGTCGAGCTGGACGGCACCGGCCCGGCCAGATGA
- a CDS encoding IS110 family transposase, translating to MSMLADLVEVVIGVDTHKDTHTAALLDTRTGGVLARATVATDPDGYAQLVALAEQHSGLRAWALEGSGGYGAGLARHLADAGELVVELDRPLRPARRAGAKSDPIDAERAARDALARTRLAQPKTGAQRAALQVRLTARRAAVEASADAQRQLHALVITAPEVVRARFRGQSTRIMLTTATRLRPTTSANVDVFTCLTVLRDLARRVRFLEAEAADHEKAIRAIVRTWRPDLLTLTGVGPIVAATVLTAWSHPGRCRDDAAFAMLAGAAPIPASSGKTVRYRLNRSGDRQLNRALHTIVLTRLQRDERTRAYADRRRAQGKTDREIKRCLKRYVAREIYRRLETPPQPLDAA from the coding sequence ATGTCCATGCTGGCAGATCTGGTCGAGGTCGTCATCGGCGTCGACACCCACAAAGACACCCACACCGCCGCGCTACTGGATACCCGCACCGGCGGGGTGCTGGCCAGGGCCACGGTCGCCACCGATCCGGATGGCTACGCGCAACTGGTGGCCCTGGCCGAGCAGCATTCGGGGCTGCGGGCCTGGGCGCTGGAAGGCTCCGGTGGCTACGGCGCCGGCCTGGCCCGGCACCTGGCCGACGCCGGTGAACTGGTCGTCGAACTGGACCGTCCGCTGCGCCCGGCCCGCCGCGCCGGGGCGAAGTCCGACCCGATCGACGCCGAACGCGCCGCTCGCGACGCCCTGGCCCGCACGCGGCTGGCTCAGCCCAAGACCGGGGCGCAACGAGCAGCGCTGCAGGTGCGGCTGACCGCCCGCCGGGCGGCCGTGGAAGCCAGCGCCGACGCCCAGCGGCAGCTGCACGCGTTGGTGATCACCGCTCCTGAGGTGGTGCGGGCCCGCTTCCGCGGCCAGAGCACCCGGATCATGCTCACCACCGCCACCCGACTGCGCCCTACCACCAGCGCAAATGTTGACGTGTTCACCTGCCTGACCGTGCTGCGGGACCTCGCCCGCCGCGTCCGCTTCCTCGAAGCCGAAGCCGCCGACCACGAAAAGGCGATCCGCGCGATCGTCCGCACCTGGCGACCGGACCTTCTCACCCTCACCGGCGTCGGACCGATCGTCGCCGCCACCGTGCTCACCGCCTGGTCCCACCCCGGGCGCTGCCGCGACGACGCCGCGTTCGCCATGCTCGCCGGCGCCGCGCCGATTCCCGCCTCGTCGGGAAAGACCGTCCGCTACCGGCTCAACCGCTCAGGCGACCGCCAACTCAACCGCGCCCTGCACACCATCGTCCTGACCCGGCTACAACGCGACGAACGCACCCGCGCCTACGCCGACCGCCGCCGCGCCCAAGGCAAAACCGACCGCGAGATTAAACGCTGCCTCAAACGCTACGTCGCCCGCGAAATCTACCGACGCCTGGAAACCCCGCCCCAACCACTTGACGCGGCATAG
- a CDS encoding fructosamine kinase family protein, whose amino-acid sequence MDLAYLRAHPEHLPTFLTHQRIRETPVSGGDICAASRLTLDDGHSVFTKTWSETAGRPVPDGFFATEAAGLRWLREAGAVAVPEVVVALPELLALDWVEPGEPTSEAAERFGRELAALHRAGAPAFGAEWPGFIGALPQDNTPGPGPWSDWFARRRLLPYFRMSVDNGALTGVPAALAEKVIERIGELGGDEPPARIHGDLWPGNLLWGADDRVWLVDPAAHGGHRETDLAQLALFGGAPHLDRILAAYDETWPLADGWRERVPLHQLHLLLVHTALFGAAYRDAVGTAARAALRGAGRATVDR is encoded by the coding sequence ATGGACCTGGCGTACCTGCGGGCGCACCCGGAGCACCTGCCGACGTTCCTGACCCATCAGCGGATCCGGGAGACGCCGGTCTCCGGCGGTGACATCTGCGCCGCCTCCCGGCTCACCCTGGACGACGGGCACTCGGTCTTCACCAAGACCTGGTCGGAGACGGCGGGACGGCCGGTGCCGGACGGCTTTTTCGCCACCGAGGCCGCCGGGCTGCGCTGGCTGCGCGAGGCCGGCGCGGTGGCCGTACCGGAGGTGGTGGTGGCGCTGCCGGAGCTGCTGGCGCTCGACTGGGTGGAGCCCGGCGAACCGACGTCGGAGGCGGCCGAGCGGTTCGGTCGCGAGCTGGCCGCGCTGCACCGGGCGGGGGCGCCCGCGTTCGGGGCGGAGTGGCCCGGCTTCATCGGCGCGCTGCCCCAGGACAACACCCCCGGCCCGGGCCCGTGGTCGGACTGGTTCGCCCGTCGTCGGCTCCTGCCGTACTTCCGGATGTCGGTCGACAACGGCGCCCTGACCGGGGTCCCGGCCGCACTGGCCGAGAAGGTGATCGAGCGGATCGGGGAGCTCGGCGGCGACGAGCCACCGGCCCGGATCCACGGCGACCTCTGGCCGGGCAACCTGCTCTGGGGCGCCGACGACCGGGTCTGGCTGGTCGACCCGGCGGCGCACGGCGGACACCGGGAGACCGACCTCGCCCAGCTCGCGCTCTTCGGCGGCGCACCCCACCTGGACCGGATCCTGGCCGCCTACGACGAGACGTGGCCGCTCGCCGACGGGTGGCGGGAGCGGGTGCCGCTGCACCAGCTCCACCTGCTGCTGGTGCACACCGCCCTGTTCGGCGCGGCGTACCGGGATGCGGTCGGTACCGCCGCCCGAGCCGCGCTGCGCGGGGCCGGACGCGCTACCGTCGACAGGTGA